A region of Longimicrobium sp. DNA encodes the following proteins:
- a CDS encoding response regulator transcription factor, giving the protein MAEKKIRILLVDDHPVLRSGLDALLQLEPDLEVVGQASTGEEGIEKTRLLRPDVVVMDLAMPGMGGLEATRKIGELGLDAKVLVLTSQAEEEFLLPVLEAGGSGFVRKTSADDDLIRAIQTVARDEVFLYPTATKLLLRQYKLAEQKDGNGPLEKLSEREREVLGLTAEGYSSGEIGKKLFLSPKTVDTYRARLMQKLGLSHRSELVRLALDTGLLKSGGV; this is encoded by the coding sequence ATGGCCGAGAAGAAGATCCGCATCCTGCTGGTGGACGACCACCCGGTGCTGCGCAGCGGGCTGGACGCGCTGCTGCAGCTGGAGCCCGACCTGGAGGTGGTGGGGCAGGCCTCCACCGGCGAGGAGGGCATCGAGAAGACGCGCCTGCTGCGCCCCGACGTGGTGGTGATGGACCTGGCCATGCCGGGGATGGGCGGCCTGGAGGCCACGCGGAAGATCGGCGAGCTGGGGCTGGACGCGAAGGTGCTGGTGCTGACCAGCCAGGCCGAGGAGGAGTTCCTCCTTCCCGTCCTGGAGGCCGGCGGAAGCGGGTTCGTGCGCAAGACCAGCGCGGACGACGACCTGATCCGCGCCATCCAGACCGTGGCGCGCGACGAGGTGTTCCTGTACCCCACCGCCACCAAGCTGCTGCTGCGCCAGTACAAGCTGGCCGAGCAGAAGGACGGGAACGGGCCGCTGGAGAAGCTGAGCGAGCGCGAGCGCGAGGTGCTGGGCCTGACCGCCGAGGGCTACAGCAGCGGCGAGATCGGGAAGAAGCTCTTCCTCTCGCCCAAGACGGTGGACACCTACCGCGCCCGCCTGATGCAGAAGCTCGGCCTCAGCCACCGCTCCGAGCTGGTCCGGCTGGCGCTCGACACCGGGCTGCTCAAGTCCGGCGGGGTGTGA
- a CDS encoding pyridoxamine 5'-phosphate oxidase family protein, translating into MSPMQPVIRALDRAECEQILARNHVGRLAYASQNHVDIEPLHYVFHEGWIYGRTSHGTKMDSVGYTWWPVAFEVDEVEEIFRWRSVVVHGGFYTIPAEGAEWEAEEWRRGVELLRALVPETLSADDPVAFRTVIFRIAVQDVTGREAVPGVAGGASGG; encoded by the coding sequence ATGAGCCCCATGCAGCCCGTGATCCGCGCCCTGGACCGCGCCGAGTGCGAGCAGATCCTGGCCCGCAACCACGTGGGCCGGCTGGCGTACGCGTCGCAGAACCACGTCGACATCGAGCCGCTGCACTACGTCTTCCACGAGGGGTGGATCTACGGGCGCACCAGCCACGGCACCAAGATGGACTCCGTGGGCTACACCTGGTGGCCGGTGGCCTTCGAGGTCGACGAGGTGGAGGAGATCTTCCGCTGGCGCAGCGTGGTGGTGCACGGCGGCTTCTACACCATCCCCGCCGAAGGGGCGGAGTGGGAGGCCGAGGAATGGCGCCGCGGCGTGGAGCTGCTGCGCGCCCTGGTTCCCGAGACGCTGTCGGCCGACGACCCCGTGGCCTTCCGCACCGTCATCTTCCGCATCGCCGTGCAGGACGTCACCGGGCGCGAGGCCGTGCCCGGCGTGGCGGGCGGCGCGTCGGGCGGCTGA
- a CDS encoding cation-transporting P-type ATPase, with amino-acid sequence MPGPRPKAEPAAAWHALAPDQALERLRTGRDGLSAAEAEARLSRHGPNALQTTPAVSAWRILLAQLRGVVVWLLIAAAAVALLMGDRAEAAAIAVVLILNALLGFVMELRANRAMEALLSLEVPRAVVVRDGRRREIDAREVVPGDVLALEAGAMVPADAYLLDARELVTRESALTGESLPVHKRSGEALPAPTSLAERTNLVFRSTFAATGTGRAVVYATGMGTEVGKIGTLVAGVADEPTPLERRLDDLGRRLVWVALAAAAAVAFLGWLQGVALAETLETGIALAIAAVPEGLPAVATIALAVGVRRMARRHALIRRLPVVESLGSATIVCTDKTGTLTRGEMTVTELRAPGRRWTVTGVGYAPEGGVMEGDSSAESSADPVLRRLLTAAVLANNAELLEVEGAWAVRGDPTEGALLAAAAKAGIERHELLAETPEVGEVPFSSERMLMATFHRRADGSVFAAVKGAPGRLLERCTRTLFSDGERPLESDERRALRAENEEMASHGLRVLAMAWKEGAESAGPDALRDLVFLGFAGMMDPPAEGVPETIRTLRDAGIRTVMITGDQRATAEAVGRELGIVAGGEQVFDGAALSALEGDEWLECVRQAGAFSRVSPEDKLRLVEGYRQAGEIVAMLGDGVNDAAALRRADVGVAMGIRGTDVAKEAASVVLQDDRFATVAAAVEEGRVVYANIRRFVFYLFSCNVAEVLVLLLCGLAGLPAPLGPLPILWMNLVTDTFPALALAMEPADGDVMRHPPHDPRAAILSRAFLGRIALYGLMITACALAAYLIALRTVPLEHARTVAFQTLSLAQVFHLGNARSTAPVLSREAITRNRWALAAVLGVIVLQLAAAYLQPIPSILRVAVPDLRDWLLILPFSVAPAVVGQVMKLLRVRAAAVAAE; translated from the coding sequence ATGCCCGGGCCTCGCCCGAAAGCGGAGCCCGCCGCCGCCTGGCACGCGCTGGCGCCCGACCAGGCGCTCGAACGCCTCCGCACCGGCCGCGACGGGCTCTCCGCGGCCGAGGCGGAGGCGCGGCTTTCCCGCCACGGCCCCAACGCACTCCAGACCACGCCCGCCGTCTCCGCGTGGCGCATCCTGCTCGCCCAGCTGCGCGGCGTGGTCGTCTGGCTCCTCATCGCCGCGGCGGCGGTCGCGCTGCTGATGGGCGACCGCGCGGAAGCCGCGGCCATCGCCGTCGTCCTGATCCTCAACGCGCTGCTCGGCTTCGTGATGGAGCTGCGCGCCAACCGCGCGATGGAGGCGCTCCTCTCCCTCGAAGTCCCCCGCGCAGTCGTGGTCCGCGACGGCCGCCGCCGCGAGATCGACGCGCGCGAGGTGGTTCCCGGCGACGTGCTGGCGCTGGAGGCGGGGGCCATGGTCCCCGCCGACGCCTACCTGCTGGACGCGCGCGAGCTGGTCACCCGCGAATCCGCGCTCACCGGCGAGTCCCTCCCCGTCCACAAGCGCTCCGGCGAGGCGCTCCCCGCGCCCACGTCGCTGGCCGAGCGCACCAACCTGGTCTTCCGCTCCACCTTCGCCGCCACGGGCACGGGCCGCGCCGTGGTCTACGCCACGGGAATGGGCACCGAGGTGGGGAAGATCGGCACGCTGGTGGCCGGCGTGGCGGACGAGCCCACCCCGCTGGAGCGCCGCCTGGACGATCTCGGCCGACGCCTGGTCTGGGTCGCGCTCGCCGCGGCGGCCGCGGTGGCGTTCCTCGGGTGGCTGCAAGGGGTCGCGCTGGCGGAGACGCTGGAAACCGGCATCGCCCTCGCCATCGCCGCCGTCCCCGAGGGGCTTCCCGCCGTGGCCACCATCGCGCTCGCCGTCGGCGTCCGGCGGATGGCCAGGCGGCACGCGCTGATCCGCCGCCTGCCCGTGGTCGAATCGCTCGGCTCCGCCACCATCGTCTGCACCGACAAGACGGGGACGCTCACCCGCGGCGAGATGACCGTCACCGAGCTGCGCGCCCCCGGCCGCCGCTGGACCGTCACCGGCGTGGGCTACGCGCCCGAGGGCGGGGTGATGGAGGGCGATTCATCTGCCGAAAGTTCCGCCGACCCTGTCCTCCGCCGCCTCCTCACGGCCGCCGTCCTGGCCAACAACGCGGAATTGCTCGAAGTCGAAGGGGCATGGGCCGTCCGCGGCGACCCCACCGAGGGCGCGCTCCTGGCCGCCGCCGCGAAGGCGGGGATCGAGCGCCACGAGCTGCTGGCCGAGACGCCGGAGGTGGGCGAGGTTCCCTTCTCCAGCGAGCGGATGCTGATGGCCACTTTCCACCGCCGCGCCGACGGCTCCGTCTTCGCCGCGGTGAAGGGCGCGCCCGGCCGCCTGCTGGAGCGCTGCACTCGCACGCTGTTCTCCGACGGGGAGCGTCCGCTGGAATCAGACGAGCGGCGCGCGCTGCGGGCGGAGAACGAGGAGATGGCCTCGCACGGCCTGCGCGTGCTGGCGATGGCGTGGAAGGAGGGCGCCGAATCGGCCGGGCCCGACGCGCTGCGCGACCTGGTCTTCCTGGGCTTCGCGGGGATGATGGACCCGCCCGCCGAGGGCGTCCCCGAGACCATCCGCACCCTCCGCGACGCGGGGATCCGCACGGTGATGATCACCGGCGACCAGCGCGCCACGGCCGAGGCGGTGGGGCGCGAGCTGGGGATCGTGGCGGGCGGCGAGCAGGTGTTCGACGGCGCGGCGCTCAGCGCGCTGGAGGGCGACGAGTGGCTGGAGTGCGTGCGCCAGGCCGGCGCGTTCAGCCGCGTGAGCCCCGAGGACAAGCTGCGGCTGGTGGAGGGGTACCGGCAGGCCGGCGAGATCGTGGCCATGCTGGGCGACGGCGTGAACGACGCCGCGGCGCTGCGCCGCGCGGACGTGGGCGTGGCCATGGGGATCCGGGGGACCGACGTGGCCAAGGAGGCGGCCAGCGTGGTGCTGCAGGACGACCGCTTCGCCACCGTGGCCGCCGCGGTCGAAGAGGGGCGCGTGGTGTACGCCAACATCCGCCGCTTCGTCTTCTACCTGTTCAGCTGCAACGTGGCCGAGGTGCTGGTGCTCCTCCTCTGCGGGCTGGCGGGGCTCCCGGCGCCACTGGGGCCGCTCCCCATCCTGTGGATGAACCTGGTCACCGACACCTTCCCCGCGCTGGCGCTGGCGATGGAGCCGGCGGACGGGGACGTGATGCGCCACCCGCCGCACGATCCGCGCGCCGCCATCCTGTCGCGCGCGTTTCTCGGAAGGATCGCGCTGTACGGGCTGATGATCACCGCCTGCGCGCTGGCGGCGTACCTCATCGCCCTGCGTACGGTGCCGCTGGAGCACGCGCGCACGGTGGCGTTCCAGACGCTGTCGCTGGCGCAGGTCTTCCACCTGGGCAACGCGCGCAGCACCGCGCCCGTCCTCAGCCGCGAGGCCATCACCCGCAACCGCTGGGCGCTCGCGGCGGTCCTGGGCGTCATCGTCCTGCAGCTCGCCGCCGCGTACCTGCAGCCGATCCCCTCCATCCTCCGCGTCGCCGTCCCGGATCTGCGCGACTGGCTGCTGATCCTCCCGTTCTCCGTTGCCCCCGCCGTCGTCGGGCAGGTGATGAAGCTGCTGCGCGTGCGCGCCGCCGCGGTGGCGGCGGAGTGA
- a CDS encoding copper oxidase codes for MSDILDKTETRAPARPSRRDFLRGAAVAVAVPAVAGALAACNTGEAGRGAPKSAGTEPAGTPPGAVHPDSDHSGGTMAANPKGPATAAAAADEMDRHHEAGIKSFPAATKGKGNQPFAPRMENGVKVFDITAAKTMWEVAPGQTVEAWAYNGQVPGPQIRVKEGDRVRVNFTNNLDESSAIHFHGLAVPISMDGVPFITQPPVKPGGKFVYEFTVPNPGSHMYHSHLNSSRQVPMGLLGAFIVEPRGGETRRADVDHVMILNDGPHGYTLNGKGFPATEPIVASLGQKVRIRFMNEGMMIHPMHLHGMPMTVTHKDGYAQPQPWKCDTLNIAPGERWDVMIDCNNPGTWALHCHILPHAEGPMGMFGMVTALVVK; via the coding sequence ATGTCGGACATTCTCGACAAGACCGAGACCCGGGCGCCCGCCCGCCCGTCGCGCCGCGACTTCCTGCGCGGCGCCGCCGTGGCGGTGGCGGTGCCGGCGGTGGCCGGCGCGCTGGCCGCGTGCAACACCGGCGAGGCCGGCCGCGGCGCGCCGAAGAGCGCCGGCACCGAGCCCGCCGGCACCCCGCCGGGCGCCGTGCACCCCGACAGCGACCACAGCGGCGGCACCATGGCGGCCAACCCCAAGGGCCCGGCCACCGCCGCCGCCGCGGCCGACGAGATGGACCGCCACCACGAGGCGGGGATCAAGAGCTTCCCCGCGGCGACGAAGGGGAAGGGGAACCAGCCCTTCGCGCCGCGCATGGAGAACGGCGTGAAGGTGTTCGACATCACCGCCGCGAAGACCATGTGGGAGGTGGCGCCGGGGCAGACGGTGGAGGCGTGGGCGTACAACGGCCAGGTGCCGGGCCCGCAGATCCGCGTGAAGGAGGGCGACCGGGTGCGCGTGAACTTCACCAACAACCTGGACGAGAGCAGCGCCATCCACTTCCACGGCCTGGCGGTCCCCATCTCCATGGACGGCGTGCCCTTCATCACCCAGCCGCCGGTGAAGCCGGGCGGGAAGTTCGTGTACGAGTTCACCGTGCCCAACCCGGGCTCGCACATGTACCACTCGCACCTCAACTCGTCCAGGCAGGTGCCGATGGGGCTGCTGGGCGCCTTCATCGTGGAGCCCAGGGGCGGCGAGACGCGCAGGGCCGACGTGGACCACGTGATGATCCTGAACGACGGCCCGCACGGCTACACGCTGAACGGCAAGGGCTTCCCGGCCACCGAGCCGATCGTGGCCAGCCTGGGGCAGAAGGTGCGCATCCGCTTCATGAACGAGGGGATGATGATCCACCCCATGCACCTGCACGGGATGCCGATGACGGTGACGCACAAGGACGGCTACGCGCAGCCGCAGCCCTGGAAGTGCGACACGCTGAACATCGCCCCCGGCGAGCGCTGGGACGTGATGATCGACTGCAACAACCCCGGCACCTGGGCGCTCCACTGCCACATCCTCCCGCACGCCGAGGGGCCGATGGGGATGTTCGGGATGGTGACGGCGCTGGTGGTGAAGTGA
- a CDS encoding MHYT domain-containing protein: MPGRYDATLVAVSVLIAISASYAALALAARIGAARGRFRAAWLLGGSVAVGLGIWSMHFVGMLALRLHMPVSYAVPTVLLSALVPVLASALALYVVSCERVSLAALLGSTLVMGNALAGMHFLGMASLRGPARVEYANGLVGVAALLAMGSALAIHVLGRHFRHEDAPRGRSWKPAAAVGIGAGIAAMHYTAMAAARFSPAQPRVTVAPEAVLQTPGLAWGIAAATLTLLGTIVFGALVERRARARSAETEALRRSEDRFRSLVVATAQIIWTTNEKGEFAAEQPEWAAFTGGSFDEYRGWRWLECVHPDDREQAAATWRAALESRTLYETEYRLQRHDGRWRDMQVRAVPVLEPGGRVREWVGAETDITERRKADRAARFLSEASRALVSSLDYPATLRAVARLAVPELADWCAVDLLAEGGGVERVAVEHPDPAKVEFVHRLEALYPADPLAERGLPQVIRTGRAEMMADIPEELITAAAKDPEHLALIRELGLRSYIVVPLIARDRTLGAITLVHAESGRRYDEQDLRLAEELARRAAVAIDNARLFQETEDARAQLEQQAAELQEAQAEMEMAHDELQRANDELLARTAEAERARAAADEANAAKSSFLATMSHELRTPLNAIAGYAQLLEMGIHGEVSDTQREYLEKIRRNQTHLLGLINDVLNFAKIEAGQVQYEIGDVPVDETLAAVEALIEPQVRARRHQYTYRRGNPSVTAHADRDRVEQVVLNLLSNAVKFTSPGGRIVLEWEAEPAVVRVRVRDSGRGIPPEKLPAIFEPFVQVDPTLTRSSEGTGLGLAISRDLARAMKGDLTVDSREGEGSVFTLTLPRGPDRAAPVPEIEAEAGVA; encoded by the coding sequence ATGCCTGGACGGTACGACGCCACCCTGGTGGCGGTTTCCGTGCTGATCGCGATCTCCGCGTCGTACGCGGCGCTGGCGCTGGCGGCGCGCATCGGCGCGGCGCGCGGGCGCTTCCGCGCGGCGTGGCTGCTGGGCGGCAGCGTGGCCGTGGGGCTGGGGATCTGGTCCATGCACTTCGTGGGGATGCTGGCGCTCAGGCTGCACATGCCCGTGAGCTACGCCGTTCCCACCGTCCTTCTTTCCGCGCTGGTGCCCGTGCTGGCGTCGGCGCTCGCGCTGTACGTGGTCTCGTGCGAGCGCGTGTCCCTCGCCGCGCTGCTCGGTTCGACCCTGGTGATGGGGAACGCGCTGGCGGGAATGCACTTCCTGGGGATGGCGTCGCTGCGCGGACCCGCCCGCGTGGAGTACGCCAACGGGCTGGTGGGCGTCGCGGCGCTGCTGGCGATGGGGTCGGCGCTCGCGATCCACGTGCTGGGGCGGCACTTCCGCCACGAGGACGCCCCGCGCGGGCGGAGCTGGAAGCCGGCCGCGGCGGTGGGGATCGGCGCGGGGATCGCGGCCATGCACTACACCGCCATGGCGGCCGCGCGCTTCAGCCCCGCGCAACCCCGGGTGACGGTGGCGCCCGAGGCGGTGCTGCAGACGCCGGGGCTGGCGTGGGGGATCGCCGCGGCCACGCTCACCCTGCTGGGCACCATCGTCTTCGGCGCGCTGGTGGAGCGCCGCGCCCGCGCCCGCTCGGCCGAGACCGAGGCGCTGCGCCGCAGCGAGGACCGCTTCCGCTCGCTCGTCGTGGCCACCGCGCAGATCATCTGGACCACCAACGAGAAGGGCGAGTTCGCCGCCGAGCAGCCCGAGTGGGCGGCCTTCACCGGCGGGAGCTTCGACGAGTACCGCGGGTGGCGGTGGCTGGAGTGCGTGCATCCCGACGACCGCGAGCAGGCCGCCGCCACCTGGCGCGCCGCGCTGGAGAGCCGCACGCTGTACGAGACCGAGTACCGCCTGCAGCGCCACGACGGGCGGTGGCGCGACATGCAGGTGCGGGCGGTGCCCGTGCTGGAGCCCGGCGGCCGCGTGCGCGAGTGGGTGGGCGCCGAGACCGACATCACCGAGCGCCGCAAGGCCGACCGCGCGGCCCGGTTCCTCAGCGAGGCCAGCCGCGCGCTGGTGTCGTCGCTCGACTACCCGGCCACGCTGCGCGCGGTGGCCCGGCTGGCCGTGCCCGAGCTGGCGGACTGGTGCGCGGTGGACCTGCTGGCCGAGGGCGGCGGGGTGGAGCGGGTGGCGGTGGAGCACCCCGACCCCGCCAAGGTGGAGTTCGTGCACCGGCTGGAGGCGCTGTACCCGGCCGACCCGCTGGCCGAGCGCGGGCTTCCGCAGGTGATCCGCACCGGCCGGGCCGAGATGATGGCCGACATCCCCGAAGAGCTGATCACGGCCGCGGCGAAGGACCCCGAGCACCTGGCGCTGATCCGCGAGCTGGGGCTGCGCAGCTACATCGTGGTTCCCCTCATCGCCCGCGACCGCACCCTGGGCGCCATCACCCTGGTGCACGCCGAGAGCGGGCGCCGCTACGACGAGCAGGACCTGCGGCTGGCCGAGGAGCTGGCCCGCCGCGCCGCCGTGGCCATCGACAACGCGCGGCTCTTCCAGGAGACCGAGGACGCGCGCGCGCAGCTGGAGCAGCAGGCCGCCGAGCTGCAGGAGGCGCAGGCGGAGATGGAGATGGCGCACGACGAGCTGCAGCGCGCCAACGACGAGCTGCTGGCACGCACCGCCGAGGCCGAGCGCGCCCGCGCCGCGGCCGACGAGGCCAACGCCGCCAAGAGCTCGTTCCTGGCCACCATGAGCCACGAGCTGCGCACGCCGCTGAACGCCATCGCCGGGTACGCGCAGCTGCTGGAGATGGGGATCCACGGCGAGGTGAGCGACACCCAGCGCGAGTACCTGGAAAAGATCCGCCGCAACCAGACGCACCTGCTGGGGCTGATCAACGACGTGCTGAACTTCGCCAAGATCGAGGCGGGGCAGGTTCAGTACGAGATCGGCGACGTGCCGGTGGACGAGACGCTGGCCGCGGTGGAGGCGCTGATCGAGCCTCAGGTGCGCGCCCGCCGCCACCAGTACACCTACCGCCGCGGCAACCCGTCGGTGACCGCGCACGCCGACCGCGACCGGGTGGAGCAGGTCGTGCTCAACCTGCTCAGCAACGCGGTGAAGTTCACCAGCCCCGGCGGCCGCATCGTGCTGGAGTGGGAGGCGGAGCCCGCCGTGGTGCGCGTCCGCGTGCGCGACAGCGGCCGCGGCATCCCCCCCGAGAAGCTGCCGGCCATCTTCGAGCCCTTCGTGCAGGTGGATCCCACGCTCACGCGCAGCAGCGAGGGCACCGGGCTGGGGCTGGCCATCAGCCGCGACCTGGCCCGGGCGATGAAGGGCGACCTGACGGTGGACAGCCGCGAGGGCGAGGGTTCGGTCTTCACCCTCACCCTCCCCCGCGGGCCGGACCGCGCCGCCCCCGTCCCCGAGATCGAGGCCGAGGCGGGCGTGGCGTAG